From one Oncorhynchus clarkii lewisi isolate Uvic-CL-2024 chromosome 6, UVic_Ocla_1.0, whole genome shotgun sequence genomic stretch:
- the LOC139411583 gene encoding cytochrome P450 1A1, with product MVLMILPIIGSVSVSEGLVAIVTLCLVYMLMKYKHTEIPEGLKRLPGPKPLPIIGNVLEVYNNPHLSLTAMSERYGSVFQIQIGMRPVVVLSGNETVRQALIKQGEDFAGRPDLYSFKFINDGKSLAFSTDKAGVWRARRKLAMSALRSFATLEGTTPEYSCALEEHVCKEGEYLVKQLTSVMDVSGSFDPFRHIVVSVANVICGMCFGRRYSHDDQELLGLVNMSDEFGQVVGSGNPADFIPILRYLPNRTMKRFMDINDRFNTFVQKIVSEHYESYDKDNIRDITDSLIDHCEDRKLDENANIQVSDEKIVGIVNDLFGAGFDTISTALSWAVVYLVAYPEIQERLHQELKEKVGMIRTPRLSDKINLPLLEAFILEIFRHSSFLPFTIPHCTIKDTSLNGYFIPKDTCVFINQWQVNHDPELWKEPSSFNPDRFLSADGTELNKLEGEKVLVFGMGKRRCIGEAIGRNEVYLFLAILLQRLRFQEKPGHPLDMTPEYGLTMKHKRCQLKASMRPWGQEE from the exons ATGGTTCTGATGATACTACCCATTATCGGCTCAGTCTCTGTGTCTGAGGGGCTGGTGGCCATAGTAACACTATGCCTGGTGTACATGCTCATGAAGTACAAGCACACAGAGATCCCAGAGGGACTAAAACGGCTCCCAGGACCAAAGCCCCTTCCCATCATCGGGAATGTGCTGGAGGTGTACAACAACCCTCACCTTAGCCTGACTGCCATGAGCGAGCGCTACGGCTCAGTCTTCCAGATCCAAATAGGGATGCGGCCTGTGGTTGTTCTGAGTGGCAATGAGACAGTCCGCCAGGCTCTTATCAAGCAAGGGGAAGACTTCGCCGGGAGGCCCGATCTATACAGCTTCAAATTCATCAACGACGGCAAGAGCTTGGCCTTCAGCACCGACAAGGCTGGGGTGTGGCGCGCCCGCCGCAAGCTAGCTATGAGCGCCCTCCGCTCTTTCGCCACCCTGGAGGGAACGACCCCAGAGTACTCCTGTGCCCTGGAGGAGCACGTCTGCAAGGAGGGAGAGTACTTGGTAAAACAGCTGACCTCCGTCATGGATGTCAGTGGCAGCTTTGACCCCTTCCGCCATATTGTCGTATCGGTGGCCAACGTCATCTGTGGAATGTGCTTCGGCCGGCGCTACAGCCATGATGACCAGGAGCTGTTGGGCTTGGTGAACATGAGTGATGAGTTTGGGCAGGTGGTGGGCAGCGGCAACCCTGCAGACTTCATTCCCATCCTTCGTTACCTGCCCAACCGCACCATGAAGAGGTTTATGGATATCAATGACCGTTTCAACACCTTTGTGCAGAAGATTGTCAGTGAGCACTATGAAAGCTATGACAAG GACAACATCCGTGACATCACTGACTCCCTCATTGACCACTGTGAGGACAGGAAACTAGATGAGAACGCCAACATCCAGGTTTCTGATGAGAAGATTGTGGGCATTGTCAATGATCTGTTTGGTGCAG GTTTTGACACCATCAGCACAGCTCTGTCATGGGCTGTTGTGTACCTTGTGGCTTACCCAGAGATCCAGGAAAGACTGCATCAGGAACTGA AGGAAAAGGTGGGAATGATTCGCACTCCCCGTCTCTCAGACAAAATCAACTTACCTCTGCTGGAAGCCTTCATCCTGGAGATCTTCCGGCACTCTTCCTTCCTGCCGTTCACCATCCCACACTG CACAATCAAGGATACATCCCTCAATGGCTACTTCATTCCCAAGGACACCTGTGTCTTCATCAACCAGTGGCAGGTCAACCATGACCC GGAGCTGTGGAAGGAGCCTTCTTCATTCAACCCTGACCGTTTCCTGAGTGCTGATGGCACAGAACTCAACAAGCTGGAGGGGGAGAAAGTGCTCGTATTCGGCATGGGCAAGCGCCGCTGCATCGGTGAGGCCATCGGACGCAACGAGGTCTACCTCTTCTTGGCCATCCTGCTCCAAAGGCTGCGCTTCCAGGAGAAACCTGGGCACCCACTGGACATGACCCCAGAATACGGCCTCACCATGAAGCACAAGCGCTGTCAGCTGAAGGCTAGCATGCGGCCATGGGGGCAGGAGGAGTGA